One stretch of Filifactor alocis ATCC 35896 DNA includes these proteins:
- a CDS encoding stalk domain-containing protein, whose product MKKRIVAVATILAVSLTGTAFAATGALKGVFVKPYVYVVNGQAKTMGAGYQTLEYQNRAYVPVRFVSEALGMNVQYVEKGQVINITSPKKPMTEDEICPYITTNDKIRALEEKVKKLEKENADLKQTLKDNKTSVENEFLKKTTNHHLDKLPVSELDDNIKVTVKGYGFDNGDRDLYLNIRVENVNEDNESFQLSPSETKISLNGKEYKGDVGNGGLTLYNMLSNKKDHTDGSVVFKGIDRSNENDEYLIRFVYTDASGVKKQTLITRFKLK is encoded by the coding sequence ATGAAAAAAAGAATAGTGGCTGTTGCGACAATACTTGCAGTTTCCTTGACGGGGACCGCGTTTGCTGCGACAGGTGCTTTAAAAGGAGTTTTTGTAAAACCTTATGTGTATGTGGTGAACGGACAAGCTAAAACCATGGGTGCCGGATACCAAACTTTGGAATACCAAAACAGAGCGTATGTGCCGGTTCGTTTTGTATCGGAAGCACTGGGAATGAACGTGCAGTATGTAGAAAAAGGGCAAGTAATCAATATCACTTCTCCGAAGAAACCGATGACAGAGGACGAGATTTGTCCATATATCACAACAAATGATAAAATTCGGGCATTGGAAGAAAAAGTGAAAAAATTGGAAAAAGAAAATGCAGATTTGAAACAAACATTAAAGGACAACAAAACTTCGGTTGAGAACGAGTTTTTGAAAAAAACAACAAATCACCATTTGGATAAGCTCCCTGTTTCTGAATTGGACGATAACATTAAGGTTACAGTCAAGGGATATGGTTTCGATAACGGCGATAGAGATTTATACCTAAATATCCGTGTTGAAAATGTGAACGAAGATAATGAATCATTCCAGCTTTCTCCATCAGAAACAAAAATTTCTCTTAACGGAAAAGAGTATAAGGGGGATGTAGGGAACGGAGGACTGACATTATATAATATGTTGAGTAACAAGAAGGATCATACAGACGGCTCCGTTGTATTCAAAGGAATTGATCGTTCAAACGAAAATGATGAGTATTTAATTCGTTTTGTATACACAGATGCATCAGGAGTGAAAAAACAAACATTGATTACTCGTTTCAAATTAAAGTAG
- the smc gene encoding chromosome segregation protein SMC, producing the protein MKLKSIELKGFKSFQNKTKIVFPVDGLVSIVGPNGSGKSNVLDAFRWVLGEQSAKTLRGEKMEDVIFSGTQFKKPLNMCEVEIVFDNSSHTLDLDYDEVSIRRKAYRSGESSFYINNKSCRLKDIRELFMNSGIGREGYSIVGQGKVDEIVNANSQDRRKIFEEACGITKYRYKKEENERKLSRVKENLERIEDVYAEIERRVLPLEKEKEKAEQYFLLKKELKVSELNLILKETKGIVEQIQTDEEELHQREQERLSKELQLENLQEQKEEHDNFRKEQEQLQERMQQQLIEKSEQQQTLTYNIQKNDEIVKSIHTQETYLKNELISLENDVIRLKEDRHKQELLLQQKQDKEKEKQQQLEEMTSEEGEVVSYFKELEERIKEEQKLFFDKTSQKNVLLSKKEQLEMQQKESKTEGTEHESRKTELEAERFKVVQEVEKSRLALERTNEEQLTLERDFRELRQKMESYKKQVDSLTGEYNAFQVEVNTLDSKRKMLENMQKEYEGMPHAIKPLIKDFKLDGIYDVVANLIDTDKKYETAIESALGGAIYHIVVEDSFVAKKAIQFLKTNKLGRVTMLPIQNMKAKYPHSAAKHETFANQVVRVNPKYQTVIDSLLGRTILCETIDQAIETSKKYDYQYKIVTLEGDIFNAGGSVTGGYRSKKVNLLANKRLQKEQETLFLQKQQQLAQLQEQRERLLEEEKENWKYQQELWSRLEEKKKQKEELQFQTHQLEQKKMELERRIQEKIVLLQQLEERQEKRNSQIASFEKEIAKLEAEQSAHQNLILEKEQEKTGFEQQKQMHGKKLETLRLDAISLLRQIEGLQHTIQIQSDNLASVSRQIVERKRQEQENQERVEQLIAEKEQFSLEKKKLEEESIALKQQLVEQQHKGQTKLESEQQLEERIKQLESEQLKEMRASFELEKRLNKNKMIIDHYNEKLEEDYHLEIGQIQAFYDENANTKKTYIQELRRKIDSLGNVNLNAIEEYAEVKERYEFYREQKHDLTEAMETTEKVIRELQYTMSKEFKQEFAEINSCFQHTFRALFGESGTAELVLVNEEDLLQSEIEIKAQPPGKKLKSIAAMSGGEKALTAIGIVFAILMRRPAPFCFLDEIDAPLDDINVHRFNEFLSHLLEETQFVTITHRRGTMKSSKYIYGVTMEEKGISKLLSMELQEAGDFIEE; encoded by the coding sequence TTGAAGTTAAAGTCGATTGAGCTAAAGGGCTTTAAATCCTTTCAAAACAAAACAAAGATTGTATTTCCCGTAGACGGTTTGGTGAGTATTGTGGGTCCGAACGGAAGCGGTAAGAGCAATGTACTGGATGCTTTTCGTTGGGTGCTTGGAGAACAGAGTGCCAAAACGCTGCGCGGTGAAAAAATGGAAGATGTTATTTTTTCGGGGACACAGTTCAAAAAACCGTTGAATATGTGTGAAGTGGAGATTGTGTTTGATAACAGCAGTCATACGCTTGATTTGGATTATGATGAAGTGAGCATTCGCAGAAAAGCGTATCGGAGCGGAGAGAGCAGCTTTTATATCAATAATAAATCTTGTCGGTTGAAAGATATTCGGGAGCTGTTTATGAATTCCGGTATCGGACGGGAAGGCTATTCCATTGTAGGACAGGGCAAGGTAGATGAAATTGTAAATGCAAACTCTCAAGACAGACGAAAAATATTTGAAGAAGCTTGCGGAATCACCAAATATCGATATAAAAAAGAAGAAAATGAGCGAAAACTGTCTCGTGTCAAGGAGAATTTGGAGCGAATCGAAGATGTGTATGCGGAAATAGAGCGTCGAGTGTTGCCTTTGGAGAAAGAAAAGGAAAAAGCGGAGCAATATTTTTTGCTGAAAAAAGAATTGAAAGTTTCTGAACTGAATTTGATTTTGAAGGAAACCAAAGGAATTGTGGAACAGATTCAAACCGATGAAGAGGAATTACATCAAAGAGAGCAGGAACGGTTGTCCAAAGAGTTGCAACTGGAGAATTTGCAAGAGCAGAAGGAAGAACATGACAATTTTCGGAAAGAACAGGAACAGTTGCAGGAACGGATGCAACAACAGTTGATAGAGAAATCGGAGCAACAACAGACGCTTACCTACAATATTCAAAAGAATGATGAGATTGTGAAGTCAATTCATACACAGGAAACTTATTTGAAAAATGAGTTGATTTCTTTGGAGAATGATGTCATTCGATTGAAAGAAGACAGACACAAGCAGGAACTTTTGTTGCAACAAAAACAAGATAAAGAAAAAGAAAAGCAACAACAACTTGAAGAAATGACTTCGGAAGAAGGAGAGGTTGTCTCTTATTTCAAAGAGTTGGAAGAACGAATCAAAGAAGAACAAAAGTTATTTTTTGATAAAACAAGTCAAAAAAATGTACTTTTGTCCAAAAAAGAACAGCTTGAGATGCAACAGAAGGAATCTAAGACAGAAGGAACGGAGCATGAGAGTAGAAAAACAGAGTTGGAGGCAGAGAGATTCAAAGTTGTTCAAGAGGTGGAAAAGAGCCGTCTTGCATTGGAACGAACAAATGAAGAACAACTGACTTTGGAACGGGACTTCCGTGAACTGCGACAAAAAATGGAATCATACAAAAAACAAGTAGATTCTTTGACCGGAGAGTACAATGCATTTCAGGTAGAGGTCAATACCTTAGATTCCAAACGAAAAATGCTTGAAAATATGCAGAAAGAGTATGAAGGAATGCCACATGCGATTAAGCCGTTGATAAAGGACTTCAAGTTGGATGGAATCTATGATGTTGTAGCGAATTTGATTGATACGGATAAAAAATATGAGACGGCGATTGAATCGGCATTGGGAGGAGCAATCTATCATATTGTTGTAGAGGACAGTTTTGTTGCTAAAAAAGCAATTCAGTTTTTGAAAACAAATAAGTTGGGCAGAGTGACCATGCTTCCGATTCAGAATATGAAGGCGAAATATCCGCATAGCGCTGCAAAACATGAAACTTTTGCAAATCAAGTAGTGCGTGTAAATCCTAAATACCAAACAGTCATTGACTCGTTGCTCGGAAGAACGATTCTGTGTGAGACGATTGACCAAGCGATTGAAACCTCTAAGAAATATGACTATCAGTACAAAATTGTAACCTTGGAGGGTGATATCTTTAACGCAGGAGGTTCCGTAACGGGCGGTTATCGTTCTAAAAAGGTAAATTTGCTTGCAAATAAGAGATTGCAAAAAGAACAAGAGACACTTTTTTTGCAAAAACAACAACAATTGGCACAGTTACAAGAGCAAAGAGAACGGTTGTTGGAGGAAGAAAAAGAAAATTGGAAATATCAACAAGAATTGTGGAGTCGATTGGAAGAGAAGAAAAAACAAAAGGAAGAACTGCAATTTCAGACACATCAACTGGAACAAAAAAAAATGGAGTTAGAGCGAAGAATTCAGGAAAAAATCGTGTTGTTACAGCAGTTGGAAGAAAGACAAGAAAAGCGAAACAGTCAGATTGCATCATTTGAGAAAGAGATTGCAAAACTGGAGGCCGAACAATCTGCTCATCAAAATTTAATTTTGGAAAAAGAGCAGGAAAAAACCGGATTTGAACAACAGAAACAAATGCATGGGAAAAAATTGGAAACACTTCGATTAGATGCAATTTCATTGCTTCGTCAAATAGAAGGATTGCAACATACCATTCAAATTCAGTCGGATAATTTGGCGTCCGTTTCCAGACAGATTGTAGAAAGAAAACGACAGGAACAAGAAAATCAAGAGAGAGTGGAGCAACTCATAGCAGAAAAAGAGCAATTTTCTTTGGAGAAGAAGAAATTGGAAGAAGAGAGCATTGCGCTGAAACAGCAACTTGTTGAACAGCAACATAAGGGACAAACAAAACTTGAGTCGGAGCAACAGTTGGAAGAAAGAATAAAACAGCTGGAAAGCGAACAGCTCAAAGAGATGAGAGCATCATTTGAGTTGGAGAAACGACTCAACAAGAACAAAATGATTATCGATCATTACAATGAAAAACTGGAAGAGGATTATCATCTTGAAATCGGTCAAATTCAAGCATTTTACGATGAGAACGCAAATACGAAAAAGACATATATTCAAGAGTTGAGAAGAAAGATAGATTCCTTAGGGAATGTAAATTTGAATGCTATTGAAGAGTACGCCGAAGTAAAAGAACGATATGAATTCTATCGAGAACAAAAGCATGACTTGACGGAGGCGATGGAGACAACGGAGAAGGTCATTCGAGAGTTGCAGTATACGATGTCGAAGGAGTTCAAACAAGAGTTTGCAGAAATCAATAGCTGTTTTCAACATACATTCCGTGCTCTGTTTGGAGAAAGCGGAACGGCAGAATTGGTTTTGGTAAACGAAGAAGACTTGTTACAGTCTGAAATTGAAATTAAGGCACAACCGCCGGGAAAAAAATTGAAGAGTATTGCGGCAATGTCGGGCGGAGAAAAAGCCTTGACAGCGATTGGAATCGTGTTTGCAATTTTGATGAGAAGACCGGCTCCGTTCTGTTTTTTAGATGAGATTGATGCGCCTTTGGATGATATCAATGTACATCGATTCAACGAGTTTTTGAGCCATCTGTTAGAAGAGACACAGTTTGTGACGATTACACACCGACGGGGAACGATGAAGTCATCCAAATACATTTATGGAGTGACGATGGAAGAAAAAGGAATTTCCAAATTGTTGAGCATGGAGTTACAAGAAGCGGGAGACTTTATTGAAGAATAG
- the ftsY gene encoding signal recognition particle-docking protein FtsY, translating into MFKKWFSFGKNNEEIKNTEEGTTDDIVEEQVAEVSTDLEDIVEEQVEEIPAEPEDIVEGQVEEQVESEDITEQQAEEISEELHDITEGQVQELSEEHDDIVEEHVEEVPVELVDVTEEEAEEEPEKRGFFARLKEGLSKTTQNITGKIDQMLGNYTKIDEDMLEELEEILITSDVGYETTVEIVDRLRQNLKEKLIDNPAQVKPELKLVIESMLQENQESLRIEESPSILVVVGVNGVGKTTSIGKLAHQMKGQGKSVLLAAADTFRAAAADQLTIWAERAGVDIVKHQEGADPSAVIFDGIHAAKKRNIDVLICDTAGRLHNRKNLMQELGKIFKIVEREYLEANKEVLLVIDATTGQNAMNQAKVFQEVAPLSGIILTKLDGTAKGGVVLAITQELKIPVKFIGVGEQIDDLQMFDASSFAEAMIGE; encoded by the coding sequence ATGTTTAAGAAATGGTTTTCGTTTGGAAAAAATAACGAAGAAATCAAGAATACGGAAGAGGGAACAACAGACGATATAGTAGAAGAGCAAGTAGCAGAAGTATCTACAGACTTGGAAGATATTGTAGAGGAACAGGTAGAAGAAATACCTGCAGAACCGGAAGATATTGTAGAAGGGCAAGTAGAGGAACAGGTAGAATCGGAAGATATTACAGAACAGCAAGCGGAGGAAATATCGGAAGAACTTCACGATATCACAGAAGGACAAGTGCAAGAATTATCGGAAGAGCATGATGATATTGTAGAAGAGCATGTAGAAGAAGTGCCTGTAGAATTGGTAGATGTTACAGAAGAGGAAGCCGAGGAAGAACCTGAAAAGAGAGGTTTTTTTGCACGCTTGAAAGAAGGACTGTCTAAAACAACACAAAACATTACGGGAAAGATAGATCAAATGCTTGGAAATTATACCAAGATTGATGAAGATATGCTGGAAGAGTTGGAAGAAATTTTGATTACTTCCGATGTGGGATATGAAACGACTGTCGAGATTGTGGATCGATTGCGTCAAAATTTAAAAGAAAAATTGATTGATAATCCAGCACAAGTGAAGCCGGAACTGAAACTTGTGATTGAATCCATGTTACAAGAAAATCAAGAAAGCTTACGAATTGAGGAATCTCCGAGTATTTTGGTGGTAGTAGGAGTGAACGGGGTTGGGAAGACAACTTCGATTGGAAAATTAGCACATCAAATGAAAGGACAAGGAAAGAGTGTGTTGCTTGCAGCTGCGGATACTTTTCGAGCGGCGGCTGCGGATCAACTTACGATATGGGCAGAACGAGCTGGGGTGGACATTGTGAAACATCAAGAGGGTGCAGATCCGTCCGCAGTTATCTTTGACGGGATTCATGCAGCGAAAAAAAGAAATATTGATGTTTTGATTTGTGATACAGCAGGAAGATTGCATAATCGTAAAAATTTGATGCAGGAATTGGGAAAAATCTTCAAAATTGTAGAGCGTGAGTATCTGGAGGCAAACAAAGAAGTGCTTTTGGTAATTGATGCCACAACAGGACAAAATGCGATGAATCAAGCAAAGGTGTTCCAAGAAGTAGCACCGTTGAGTGGAATTATTTTGACAAAGCTGGATGGAACGGCAAAAGGCGGAGTGGTATTGGCAATCACTCAAGAGTTGAAAATACCGGTAAAATTTATTGGAGTGGGAGAACAGATTGACGATTTACAAATGTTTGATGCTTCCTCTTTTGCAGAGGCAATGATTGGAGAATAG
- a CDS encoding copper amine oxidase N-terminal domain-containing protein has translation MKKRTNVLVATALSLALLPTSVFASTLSVSKETAKEGTPVPFQAVLSADSADMVKQGVMTVSLEEGSFVVKEGKVFLGNKEIKKDVSVFEKSILWNVTKEDVAAIKKGDTIKVTGMVETQGLGEKKLTVDANDIGLGVDTKVFATMTEQDTTFVKVLEKAPSVGYQRDSLKFAQTVVAVKGGEQLTVTLPAGIAWNETEMKKEDSLKNATIVSLKKNVLTVKANKGATQVFVKPDVFVPEEAAKGDVAVEFSSAERKATAVLAVVEEYQVTMTVKKGMKKEFVNKKQIPVTVELKSKGGKLPKTSYVDFKLIGGVATVEAVGAKETGEKAKITKEVEKFAFRTNDAGDTMQLNLVVTPNKGSKLVTLEAELRNASAKVDLIEVVEPVTVKNTVKNIQGGQLNEEVGDVVIEEVEPRALEAGELYVLKVKDTKLNPVLFGDNAKLDAKNVIVKDFGLTKGDDAIQFMLDRASVAPNKGLITISDLKISTQRTIANGNYKAALYKVVKADKEKEEIVLNDGKRYGLEELASFELFSIGTEQMKKETIFTLGSKKYTVEGTEKELETAVYTKEGYTMLPMRVVAETIGVDVAWDNTTKTATFTKGDVVVKVVSDKAVLNRNGVDIKMNTVSENVKGRLFLPLSSLGDAFGLERGQGYDWMPETKQVVVRY, from the coding sequence ATGAAAAAAAGAACAAATGTACTTGTAGCAACAGCATTGAGTTTGGCTTTATTACCAACCTCTGTATTTGCATCCACTTTGAGTGTAAGTAAGGAAACAGCAAAAGAAGGAACTCCTGTTCCGTTTCAAGCGGTGTTGAGTGCAGACTCGGCAGATATGGTAAAACAAGGAGTTATGACAGTTTCACTGGAAGAAGGATCTTTTGTTGTAAAAGAAGGAAAAGTATTTTTAGGCAACAAAGAAATTAAAAAAGATGTTTCTGTTTTTGAAAAAAGCATTTTGTGGAATGTAACAAAAGAAGATGTTGCCGCTATCAAAAAAGGAGATACAATCAAAGTCACCGGAATGGTAGAGACACAAGGTCTTGGTGAAAAGAAATTGACGGTAGATGCAAATGATATCGGACTTGGAGTAGATACCAAAGTATTTGCAACAATGACAGAACAAGATACCACTTTTGTGAAAGTGCTTGAGAAAGCTCCGTCTGTGGGATATCAAAGAGACTCTTTGAAATTTGCACAAACTGTTGTGGCTGTCAAAGGTGGAGAGCAATTGACAGTTACCCTTCCGGCAGGAATAGCTTGGAATGAAACCGAAATGAAAAAAGAAGATTCTTTGAAAAATGCAACAATTGTATCTTTGAAGAAAAATGTTTTGACAGTGAAAGCGAACAAAGGAGCAACACAAGTGTTTGTGAAACCGGATGTATTTGTACCGGAAGAAGCTGCGAAAGGTGATGTAGCAGTAGAATTCAGCTCTGCAGAAAGAAAAGCAACTGCAGTATTGGCAGTTGTAGAAGAATACCAAGTAACCATGACTGTAAAAAAAGGAATGAAGAAAGAGTTTGTAAATAAAAAACAAATTCCGGTAACTGTTGAGTTGAAGTCAAAAGGAGGAAAACTTCCTAAAACATCTTATGTGGACTTCAAATTAATCGGCGGAGTTGCTACTGTGGAAGCAGTTGGTGCAAAAGAAACCGGAGAGAAAGCTAAAATTACAAAAGAAGTAGAAAAATTTGCATTCCGTACCAATGATGCAGGAGATACAATGCAATTGAATCTTGTGGTAACACCAAATAAAGGCAGCAAATTAGTAACTTTAGAAGCAGAACTTAGAAATGCATCAGCAAAAGTTGATTTAATAGAAGTAGTTGAACCCGTTACTGTAAAGAATACAGTAAAAAACATTCAAGGCGGACAATTGAACGAAGAAGTTGGGGATGTAGTAATAGAAGAAGTTGAACCGAGAGCATTAGAAGCAGGAGAACTTTACGTTCTTAAAGTGAAAGACACCAAGTTAAATCCTGTACTATTCGGTGACAATGCGAAATTAGATGCGAAAAATGTTATCGTGAAAGATTTCGGTTTAACAAAAGGAGATGATGCGATTCAGTTTATGTTAGATCGTGCGTCTGTAGCTCCTAACAAAGGGTTGATTACAATTTCAGATTTGAAAATTTCTACACAAAGAACAATCGCGAACGGAAATTACAAAGCTGCATTATATAAAGTAGTGAAAGCAGACAAAGAAAAAGAAGAAATTGTATTGAATGACGGAAAACGTTATGGATTGGAAGAATTGGCATCATTTGAATTGTTCAGCATCGGAACAGAACAAATGAAGAAAGAAACTATCTTTACATTGGGCTCTAAAAAGTATACCGTAGAGGGAACAGAAAAAGAATTAGAAACTGCCGTATACACAAAAGAAGGATATACAATGTTGCCAATGAGAGTTGTTGCTGAAACAATCGGAGTAGATGTAGCTTGGGATAATACAACAAAAACAGCAACCTTTACAAAAGGAGATGTAGTTGTAAAAGTTGTTTCTGACAAAGCGGTATTGAACCGAAACGGTGTAGATATCAAAATGAATACAGTAAGTGAAAATGTAAAAGGCAGATTGTTCTTACCGTTGAGCTCCTTAGGAGATGCATTCGGTTTGGAACGCGGTCAAGGATATGATTGGATGCCTGAAACAAAACAAGTAGTGGTAAGATACTAA